Proteins found in one Miscanthus floridulus cultivar M001 chromosome 4, ASM1932011v1, whole genome shotgun sequence genomic segment:
- the LOC136552257 gene encoding protein DETOXIFICATION 45, chloroplastic-like isoform X2, which translates to MEFAAGAGLPPRLRLRQLPAGPVPGRNRWVRVDGGAIGIGWARRATAPGLSLAPAVARRAVSAAGGGHLLHGRVGVVVRSTGDGGCRVGFRGEDAEGDRSHPARASPSDGAKGATPAGNSVRDHPGGIRKELMNLVVPAIVGQAIDPVAQLLETAYVGRLGPVELASAAVGMSVFNIISKLFNIPLLSITTSFVAEDVSKHDSSQSASGNISGKIGKRKRLPSISSALLLAAAIGVIEALALILGSGILLNIMGVSHASSMHNPARLFLSVRALGAPAVVVSLAIQGVFRGLKDTKTPLLYSGLGNISAVVLLPFFVYSLNFGLTGAALATIASQYVGMFLLLWSLSKRAVLLPPKFKDLEFIGYIKSGGMLLGRTLSVLITMTLGTAMAARQGTVAMAAHQICLQVWLAVSLLSDALAVSAQALIASSFAKLDYEKVEEVTFYVLKAGVFVGIALALLLFVSFGRLAEVFSKDPMVIEIVKGGVLFVSASQPINALAFIFDGLHFGVSDFSYSASSMMVVGAISSLFLLYAPQFFGLPGIWAGLALFMSLRMTAGFLRLGWRAGPWWFLHKKEPKYKLQ; encoded by the exons ATGGAGTTCGCCGCCGGCGCTGGGTTGCCCCCGCGCTTGCGCCTGCGCCAGCTGCCCGCCGGCCCCGTCCCCGGCCGCAACCGCTGGGTTAGGGTGGACGGCGGAGCGATCGGCATCGGTTGGGCCCGCCGCGCGACCGCGCCGGGGCTCTCGCTGGCTCCCGCCGTCGCGAGACGGGCGGTCTCCGCGGCGGGAGGAGGCCACCTACTTCACGGCCGAGTCGGCGTCGTCGTTCGCTCAACCGGCGACGGCGGCTGTCGTGTGGGGTTCCGCGGCGAGGACGCCGAGGGTGATCGATCACACCCTGCTCGCGCGTCTCCGTCGGATGGCGCGAAGGGCGCGACTCCTGCGGG CAATTCAGTTCGGGATCATCCTGGAGGAATTAGGAAGGAGCTCATGAATCTGGTCGTACCGGCCATAGTTGGGCAAGCAATCGATCCTGTGGCGCAGTTACTGGAAACCGCATATGTTGGTCGCTTAG GTCCTGTGGAGTTGGCTTCGGCTGCCGTTGGTATGTCAGTATTCAACATTATATCAAAGCTCTTCAACATACCCCTCCTAAGTATCACGACATCATTTGTGGCTGAAGATGTGTCAAAACATGACTCTTCACAATCTGCTTCGG GAAATATATCTGGCAAGATTGGAAAAAGGAAGAGGCTTCCTTCAATTTCTTCTGCTTTACTCTTGGCAGCTGCAATTGGTGTCATTGAagccttggctttgattttgggGTCTGGAATACTCCTCAACATTATGGGTGTCTCACAT GCATCATCTATGCATAATCCAGCAAGGCTATTTCTTTCTGTAAGAGCACTTGGTGCTCCTGCTGTTGTagtttcattggctatccaaggTGTGTTTCGTGGACTAAAAGATACAAAAACACCTCTACTTTACAGTG GTTTGGGTAACATCTCAGCGGTGGTTCTGCTTCCTTTTTTTGTGTATTCCCTGAACTTTGGATTAACTGGAGCTGCACTTGCAACTATTGCTTCACA ATATGTTGGTATGTTTCTACTTCTTTGGTCTTTAAGCAAGAGAGCAGTTCTATTACCACCAAAATTCAAAGACCTAGAGTTTATTGGGTACATAAAATCTG GTGGCATGCTGTTAGGGAGAACCCTTTCAGTTCTGATAACAATGACTCTTGGGACTGCAATGGCTGCTCGGCAAGGCACAGTAGCTATGGCCGCTCATCAAATATGTCTGCAAGTTTGGCTGGCAGTATCATTACTTTCGGATGCATTGGCTGTTTCTGCTCAG GCACTGATTGCAAGTTCATTTGCTAAACTTGACTACGAAAAAGTGGAGGAGGTCACGTTCTATGTGTTAAAG GCAGGAGTGTTCGTTGGTATCGCTTTGGCACTTCTTCTGTTTGTCTCTTTTGGTAGACTTGCAGAAGTATTCTCCAAAGATCCCATGGTTATAGAAATTGTGAAGGGTGGTGTTTTG TTTGTTAGTGCTAGCCAGCCTATCAATGCCCTCGCTTTTATCTTTGATGGACTCCATTTTGGTGTCTCAGACTTCTCGTACTCAGCTTCCTCCATG ATGGTAGTTGGGGCAATATCCTCTTTGTTTTTGCTGTATGCTCCACAATTTTTCGGGCTTCCTGGTATTTGGGCTGGCCTGGCTCTTTTCATGAGTTTGCGTATGACTGCTGGATTTTTGAG ATTGGGATGGAGAGCAGGGCCTTGGTGGTTTTTGCACAAAAAAGAACCCAAATACAA GCTGCAATGA
- the LOC136552257 gene encoding protein DETOXIFICATION 45, chloroplastic-like isoform X1, which yields MEFAAGAGLPPRLRLRQLPAGPVPGRNRWVRVDGGAIGIGWARRATAPGLSLAPAVARRAVSAAGGGHLLHGRVGVVVRSTGDGGCRVGFRGEDAEGDRSHPARASPSDGAKGATPAGNSVRDHPGGIRKELMNLVVPAIVGQAIDPVAQLLETAYVGRLGPVELASAAVGMSVFNIISKLFNIPLLSITTSFVAEDVSKHDSSQSASGNISGKIGKRKRLPSISSALLLAAAIGVIEALALILGSGILLNIMGVSHASSMHNPARLFLSVRALGAPAVVVSLAIQGVFRGLKDTKTPLLYSGLGNISAVVLLPFFVYSLNFGLTGAALATIASQYVGMFLLLWSLSKRAVLLPPKFKDLEFIGYIKSGGMLLGRTLSVLITMTLGTAMAARQGTVAMAAHQICLQVWLAVSLLSDALAVSAQALIASSFAKLDYEKVEEVTFYVLKAGVFVGIALALLLFVSFGRLAEVFSKDPMVIEIVKGGVLFVSASQPINALAFIFDGLHFGVSDFSYSASSMMVVGAISSLFLLYAPQFFGLPGIWAGLALFMSLRMTAGFLRLGWRAGPWWFLHKKEPKYKLVKNAAFFNAYH from the exons ATGGAGTTCGCCGCCGGCGCTGGGTTGCCCCCGCGCTTGCGCCTGCGCCAGCTGCCCGCCGGCCCCGTCCCCGGCCGCAACCGCTGGGTTAGGGTGGACGGCGGAGCGATCGGCATCGGTTGGGCCCGCCGCGCGACCGCGCCGGGGCTCTCGCTGGCTCCCGCCGTCGCGAGACGGGCGGTCTCCGCGGCGGGAGGAGGCCACCTACTTCACGGCCGAGTCGGCGTCGTCGTTCGCTCAACCGGCGACGGCGGCTGTCGTGTGGGGTTCCGCGGCGAGGACGCCGAGGGTGATCGATCACACCCTGCTCGCGCGTCTCCGTCGGATGGCGCGAAGGGCGCGACTCCTGCGGG CAATTCAGTTCGGGATCATCCTGGAGGAATTAGGAAGGAGCTCATGAATCTGGTCGTACCGGCCATAGTTGGGCAAGCAATCGATCCTGTGGCGCAGTTACTGGAAACCGCATATGTTGGTCGCTTAG GTCCTGTGGAGTTGGCTTCGGCTGCCGTTGGTATGTCAGTATTCAACATTATATCAAAGCTCTTCAACATACCCCTCCTAAGTATCACGACATCATTTGTGGCTGAAGATGTGTCAAAACATGACTCTTCACAATCTGCTTCGG GAAATATATCTGGCAAGATTGGAAAAAGGAAGAGGCTTCCTTCAATTTCTTCTGCTTTACTCTTGGCAGCTGCAATTGGTGTCATTGAagccttggctttgattttgggGTCTGGAATACTCCTCAACATTATGGGTGTCTCACAT GCATCATCTATGCATAATCCAGCAAGGCTATTTCTTTCTGTAAGAGCACTTGGTGCTCCTGCTGTTGTagtttcattggctatccaaggTGTGTTTCGTGGACTAAAAGATACAAAAACACCTCTACTTTACAGTG GTTTGGGTAACATCTCAGCGGTGGTTCTGCTTCCTTTTTTTGTGTATTCCCTGAACTTTGGATTAACTGGAGCTGCACTTGCAACTATTGCTTCACA ATATGTTGGTATGTTTCTACTTCTTTGGTCTTTAAGCAAGAGAGCAGTTCTATTACCACCAAAATTCAAAGACCTAGAGTTTATTGGGTACATAAAATCTG GTGGCATGCTGTTAGGGAGAACCCTTTCAGTTCTGATAACAATGACTCTTGGGACTGCAATGGCTGCTCGGCAAGGCACAGTAGCTATGGCCGCTCATCAAATATGTCTGCAAGTTTGGCTGGCAGTATCATTACTTTCGGATGCATTGGCTGTTTCTGCTCAG GCACTGATTGCAAGTTCATTTGCTAAACTTGACTACGAAAAAGTGGAGGAGGTCACGTTCTATGTGTTAAAG GCAGGAGTGTTCGTTGGTATCGCTTTGGCACTTCTTCTGTTTGTCTCTTTTGGTAGACTTGCAGAAGTATTCTCCAAAGATCCCATGGTTATAGAAATTGTGAAGGGTGGTGTTTTG TTTGTTAGTGCTAGCCAGCCTATCAATGCCCTCGCTTTTATCTTTGATGGACTCCATTTTGGTGTCTCAGACTTCTCGTACTCAGCTTCCTCCATG ATGGTAGTTGGGGCAATATCCTCTTTGTTTTTGCTGTATGCTCCACAATTTTTCGGGCTTCCTGGTATTTGGGCTGGCCTGGCTCTTTTCATGAGTTTGCGTATGACTGCTGGATTTTTGAG ATTGGGATGGAGAGCAGGGCCTTGGTGGTTTTTGCACAAAAAAGAACCCAAATACAAGTTAGTGAAAAATGCAGCATTTTTTAATGCTTATCATTGA